A single Candidatus Desulfarcum epimagneticum DNA region contains:
- the alaS gene encoding alanyl-tRNA synthetase (Evidence 2a : Function from experimental evidences in other organisms; PubMedId : 1712632, 6256345, 7005898, 7025207, 8393005, 8604133; Product type e : enzyme), which produces MTSNEIRKKFLNFFESRGHRIVRSASLVPRNDPTLLFTNAGMVQFKRTFLDEEKRGYRTAATSQKCVRAGGKHNDLENVGHTARHHTFFEMLGNFSFGDYFKKEAIAFAWELLTEGYGLDADKLWASVFEKDDEAEALWISETGIPAERIVRLGEADNFWSMGDSGPCGPCSEVYIDRGEAFGCQRPGCSAGCDCDRYLELWNLVFMQFNRSPSGEMTPLPKPSIDTGLGLERLASILQNADTNFETDLIFPIIQKTEEISGAKAGDSPGAGVAMKVIADHSRAAAFLIGDGVLPSNEGRGYVLRRIMRRAIRYGRDIGLEEPFLHQTASTVFDIMGESYPELKDSREFITKVIENEEKRFNETLDHGLGLLQETLAALESRGESRLPGEVVFKLYDTYGFPVDIVRDVARDKKIEVDFEGFEAAMSVQREKSRSRAVFTGGAGAFSSLETRPVFKGYEALSWESEIIAVSEDAGEVEVATKETPFYGESGGQEGDTGIIAGKNFHIRVERTWKDPSDVIIHRGLLTAGEVRKGDAATLTVDGDRRAGIARNHTATHLLHSVLRAVLGDHVKQAGSRVGHDRLRFDFSHFSKVSRDELEEIERRMNEKIVENAPLQTREMEMDEALRSGATAIFEEKYGERVRVVSIGDFSRELCGGTHARLTGDIGLFKITGESSVASGVRRIEAVTGPGALAHVQETERVVKDMSALLKADPHEIAERVKNHLKRRKELEKENGRLKTLAASAPRGGDSIEDSIRMAGDVKTLVRQAPVDSPSALRDLADKFRDKLGSGIVVLGSEADSKAMLIAVVTRDLSDRFHAGKIIREAAGAMGGRGGGRPDMAQAGGPHPEKLGDALQRAFEVIESVATSLK; this is translated from the coding sequence ATGACCAGCAATGAAATAAGAAAAAAGTTTCTGAATTTTTTTGAAAGCCGGGGCCACCGGATCGTCAGAAGCGCGTCTCTGGTTCCCCGGAACGACCCCACCCTGCTTTTTACAAACGCGGGAATGGTTCAGTTTAAGCGAACTTTTCTGGACGAGGAAAAAAGGGGCTACCGGACGGCGGCCACGTCCCAGAAATGCGTCAGGGCCGGGGGCAAGCACAACGATCTGGAGAATGTGGGCCACACGGCCCGTCATCATACCTTTTTTGAGATGCTGGGGAATTTTTCCTTTGGCGATTATTTCAAAAAAGAGGCCATCGCCTTTGCCTGGGAGCTGTTGACGGAAGGGTACGGGCTTGACGCGGACAAACTGTGGGCGTCGGTTTTCGAAAAGGACGACGAGGCCGAGGCGCTGTGGATCTCCGAGACCGGGATTCCCGCGGAAAGAATCGTGCGGCTGGGGGAGGCGGACAATTTCTGGTCCATGGGAGACTCCGGACCGTGCGGCCCCTGCTCGGAGGTGTATATCGACCGGGGCGAGGCGTTCGGGTGCCAAAGGCCCGGCTGCTCGGCCGGTTGCGACTGCGACCGGTATCTGGAGCTGTGGAACCTGGTGTTCATGCAGTTCAACCGGTCCCCGTCCGGCGAGATGACGCCCCTTCCGAAACCCAGCATCGACACGGGCCTGGGCCTGGAGCGTCTGGCGTCCATTTTGCAGAATGCCGACACCAATTTTGAGACCGACCTTATTTTTCCCATCATTCAAAAAACCGAGGAGATTTCCGGCGCGAAGGCCGGCGATTCCCCCGGGGCCGGCGTGGCCATGAAGGTGATCGCCGATCACAGCCGGGCCGCCGCCTTTCTCATCGGGGACGGGGTCCTGCCGTCCAACGAGGGCCGGGGATATGTGCTGCGCCGCATTATGAGAAGGGCCATCCGGTACGGGCGGGACATCGGCCTTGAGGAGCCGTTTTTGCATCAGACCGCCTCGACGGTCTTTGACATCATGGGCGAATCCTATCCTGAGCTGAAAGATTCCCGGGAGTTTATCACAAAGGTGATTGAAAACGAAGAGAAGCGCTTCAACGAAACCCTGGACCACGGGCTCGGGCTGCTCCAGGAGACTCTTGCCGCGCTGGAATCCCGGGGGGAGAGCCGCCTGCCGGGGGAGGTGGTTTTCAAGCTTTACGACACCTACGGCTTCCCCGTCGACATTGTCCGGGACGTGGCCCGGGACAAAAAAATTGAGGTGGACTTTGAAGGCTTTGAGGCCGCCATGTCCGTCCAGCGGGAGAAATCCAGGTCCAGGGCCGTTTTTACCGGGGGCGCCGGGGCCTTTTCGTCTCTTGAGACCCGGCCGGTGTTTAAAGGATATGAGGCGCTGTCCTGGGAATCGGAGATCATCGCGGTGTCCGAAGACGCCGGCGAGGTGGAGGTGGCGACAAAAGAGACGCCTTTTTACGGCGAGTCCGGGGGCCAGGAGGGAGACACCGGGATCATCGCCGGGAAAAATTTTCACATTCGGGTGGAAAGGACCTGGAAAGACCCCTCGGATGTCATTATTCACCGGGGGCTTCTCACGGCCGGGGAGGTCCGAAAAGGCGACGCCGCGACTTTGACGGTGGATGGGGACAGACGCGCCGGAATCGCCCGGAATCACACCGCCACCCATCTGCTGCATTCGGTTTTGAGGGCCGTTTTGGGGGACCATGTCAAACAGGCCGGGTCCCGGGTGGGGCATGACCGGCTTCGGTTTGACTTTTCCCATTTTTCAAAGGTTTCCCGGGACGAGCTGGAGGAGATTGAGAGGCGGATGAATGAAAAAATTGTGGAGAACGCGCCGCTTCAAACCCGCGAGATGGAGATGGACGAAGCCCTGAGATCCGGCGCCACGGCCATTTTCGAGGAAAAATACGGGGAAAGGGTCCGGGTGGTGTCCATTGGCGATTTCAGCCGGGAGCTTTGCGGGGGGACCCACGCCCGCCTCACCGGGGACATCGGCCTTTTTAAGATCACCGGCGAATCCTCCGTGGCTTCCGGGGTCCGTCGAATCGAGGCCGTCACCGGCCCCGGGGCGCTGGCCCATGTTCAGGAAACCGAGCGCGTGGTCAAAGATATGTCCGCGCTGCTCAAGGCCGATCCCCATGAGATTGCGGAGCGCGTGAAAAATCATTTGAAACGCCGGAAAGAGCTGGAAAAAGAAAACGGGCGTTTGAAAACCCTGGCCGCGTCCGCCCCCCGGGGAGGGGATTCCATTGAGGATTCCATCCGAATGGCGGGCGACGTCAAGACCCTGGTCAGACAGGCGCCTGTGGACAGTCCGTCGGCCTTAAGGGACCTGGCCGACAAATTCAGAGACAAGCTCGGCTCGGGCATTGTGGTCCTGGGAAGCGAGGCGGATTCCAAGGCCATGCTCATCGCGGTGGTCACCCGGGACCTGTCGGACCGTTTTCACGCGGGAAAGATCATCCGGGAGGCGGCCGGCGCCATGGGCGGCCGGGGCGGCGGGCGGCCGGACATGGCCCAGGCCGGGGGACCCCATCCCGAAAAACTTGGCGACGCCCTTCAAAGGGCCTTTGAGGTCATCGAAAGCGTCGCGACATCTTTGAAATAA
- a CDS encoding Preprotein translocase subunit YajC — MLNIAYAMGQSGAGGQGASGGLAAFIPFILMFVVFYFLLIRPQQKKTKAHREMIANLKKGDKIITSGGLHGRITGLDESVCTVEIADRVRVKVSRASVSGLDQPAPATPAKK; from the coding sequence TTGTTGAACATCGCTTACGCAATGGGTCAGAGCGGAGCCGGCGGTCAGGGAGCGTCCGGCGGACTGGCGGCTTTTATTCCGTTTATTTTAATGTTCGTGGTCTTTTATTTCCTTTTGATCCGGCCCCAGCAAAAGAAAACCAAAGCCCACCGGGAAATGATCGCCAACCTGAAAAAGGGAGACAAAATCATCACATCCGGCGGACTTCACGGCCGAATCACCGGCCTGGACGAATCCGTTTGCACCGTTGAAATCGCCGACCGTGTCCGCGTGAAAGTGTCCCGCGCCAGCGTGTCCGGACTGGACCAGCCGGCCCCGGCCACGCCCGCGAAAAAATAA
- the secD gene encoding SecYEG protein translocase auxillary subunit (Evidence 2a : Function from experimental evidences in other organisms; PubMedId : 2170107, 2249673, 7507921; Product type t : transporter), with protein MLSKVYRKEETQLKQLSWKHILAAVLILAAFVYVLPTFKPEMWPHKTINLGLDLQGGMHLVLEVDADKAVENKVALTAEALREGLRKEKIRRVRIERPGPLELSVNMPDGRAEAFNRFFEKEFGALVRSGEKRLDGRLSFSLSLDESESRHIKKLAVEQALETIRNRIDQFGVSEPDIRVQGQRRILIQLPGIKDTRRAKEIIGKTALLEFKLLDETMSPDTALKEGPPRGSEVLFQTASGRRSGEPLLVKKRAAITGTYLTDARVRIDSQFNEPYVGIEFDRKGARIFEKITGENINRRLAIVLDNKIYSAPVIKDRIPGGSASITGDFTMEEARDLAIVLRAGALPAPVEIIEERTVGPSLGTDSIKTGVISMLVGGLIVILFMLIYYKLSGLIANIALVMNIVLIAGGLAALQATLTLPGIAGIILTIGMAVDANVLIFERIREELDLGRTPLAAFEAGYERATLTILDANITTLIAAAVLFQFGTGPVKGFAVTLSLGVLASLFTALILTKLIFEYTLTKGKMKTISI; from the coding sequence ATGCTGTCAAAGGTTTATCGAAAGGAAGAAACTCAATTGAAGCAGTTGTCATGGAAGCATATTCTGGCGGCCGTCCTGATTCTCGCCGCCTTTGTCTATGTCCTTCCCACATTCAAGCCGGAGATGTGGCCCCATAAAACCATCAACCTGGGCCTGGATCTCCAGGGCGGCATGCATCTCGTCCTGGAAGTGGACGCGGACAAAGCTGTGGAAAACAAAGTGGCCCTGACCGCCGAAGCCTTGAGGGAGGGACTCCGGAAAGAAAAAATCAGGCGGGTCCGGATCGAAAGGCCCGGACCCCTTGAGCTGTCCGTGAATATGCCTGACGGCCGGGCCGAAGCGTTTAACCGATTTTTTGAAAAAGAATTCGGCGCGCTGGTCAGGTCCGGAGAAAAGCGACTGGACGGCCGCCTCTCTTTTTCGCTCTCCCTGGATGAGTCCGAATCCCGGCATATCAAAAAACTCGCCGTGGAGCAGGCCCTGGAGACCATCCGGAACCGAATCGATCAGTTCGGCGTCAGCGAGCCGGACATTCGCGTCCAGGGACAAAGGCGTATTCTGATTCAGCTCCCGGGAATCAAAGACACCCGGCGGGCCAAGGAAATCATCGGCAAGACGGCTCTTCTGGAGTTCAAGCTTCTGGACGAAACCATGAGCCCGGACACGGCCCTGAAGGAAGGGCCGCCCCGGGGCTCCGAGGTTCTGTTCCAGACCGCCTCCGGGCGCCGGTCCGGTGAGCCTTTGCTGGTCAAAAAACGCGCGGCCATCACCGGGACCTATCTGACGGACGCCCGGGTCCGGATCGACTCCCAGTTCAACGAGCCCTACGTGGGGATCGAGTTCGACCGAAAGGGGGCCCGGATTTTTGAGAAAATCACCGGGGAAAACATCAACAGAAGGCTGGCCATCGTTCTGGACAACAAAATTTACTCGGCCCCGGTCATCAAGGACCGGATCCCGGGGGGCTCGGCCAGCATCACCGGGGATTTCACCATGGAGGAAGCCCGGGACCTGGCCATCGTGCTTCGCGCCGGCGCGCTTCCGGCGCCGGTGGAAATCATTGAGGAAAGAACCGTGGGACCCTCTCTTGGAACGGACTCCATCAAAACAGGGGTCATTTCCATGCTGGTCGGCGGTCTGATCGTGATTCTGTTCATGCTGATCTACTACAAATTATCGGGCCTCATCGCCAACATCGCCCTTGTGATGAACATCGTTCTCATCGCCGGCGGGCTGGCGGCCCTTCAGGCCACCCTCACCCTTCCGGGCATCGCGGGGATTATCCTGACCATCGGCATGGCGGTGGACGCCAATGTGCTGATATTTGAAAGAATCCGGGAAGAGCTGGATTTAGGCAGAACGCCCCTGGCGGCCTTTGAGGCGGGGTATGAGCGGGCGACCCTCACCATTCTCGACGCCAACATCACCACCCTGATCGCCGCGGCTGTTTTGTTTCAGTTCGGAACCGGCCCGGTGAAAGGTTTTGCCGTCACCTTAAGCCTTGGGGTTCTGGCAAGCCTTTTCACGGCTCTGATTTTGACCAAACTCATCTTTGAATACACGCTGACAAAGGGCAAAATGAAAACCATCAGCATCTGA
- a CDS encoding conserved exported hypothetical protein (Evidence 4 : Unknown function but conserved in other organisms): MAKKPTRINAAERLRAGACFLFAAVALFFHGCAAAPAPGASDVQEKAAYDRALGRWSRSARVYDGFNLKLMASVTFKSREFRAAYAREYARVYKLPKRDRNKLFSDQRRAAKARHEFVLAAYVPDERENDFSARKSVWKVYLKAPGHAGALKPLEIRKMKRKESFLSHFFPYVTPWKSLYIVRFPATFPDGAPNGPVSLVIAGVGGTAEMTWSVNEKRPAP, encoded by the coding sequence ATGGCGAAAAAACCGACGCGGATTAACGCCGCCGAAAGACTTCGGGCCGGGGCGTGTTTTCTTTTCGCCGCCGTCGCCCTTTTTTTTCACGGATGCGCCGCCGCCCCGGCCCCCGGGGCTTCGGACGTTCAGGAAAAGGCGGCCTACGACAGGGCCCTGGGCCGGTGGAGCCGAAGCGCCCGGGTGTACGACGGATTTAATCTTAAACTGATGGCGTCCGTCACATTCAAATCCCGGGAATTCCGGGCGGCCTACGCCCGGGAATACGCCCGGGTTTACAAACTGCCGAAACGAGACCGGAACAAACTGTTTTCCGATCAGCGCCGGGCCGCGAAGGCGCGTCATGAGTTTGTCCTGGCCGCGTATGTCCCGGATGAAAGGGAAAACGATTTCAGCGCCCGGAAATCCGTGTGGAAGGTGTATCTCAAGGCGCCCGGACACGCCGGCGCGCTCAAGCCCCTGGAAATTCGGAAAATGAAACGGAAAGAATCTTTTCTCTCCCATTTTTTCCCCTACGTCACCCCCTGGAAATCCCTTTACATCGTCCGTTTTCCCGCGACATTTCCCGACGGCGCCCCAAACGGGCCGGTCTCGCTGGTCATCGCCGGGGTGGGGGGAACGGCGGAAATGACATGGAGTGTGAACGAAAAGCGCCCGGCCCCGTGA
- the secF gene encoding Protein translocase subunit SecF — translation MRFIKRDIDINFIGKKKITFILSALMILAGIGSLVAHKGPKYGVDFAGGTLIQVQFPSPVNIQAVKDGLAEMDLAQSSVQTFGDAKGNEYLIRTKQALTREAGIADQIKDSLGAMTGSVPEIRRVDMVGPQVGEDLRKKALLALFYALLFIAIYISGRFEMKWLVSGALAAALMSAVYFLSLFDVGMPFLIGSAIIVTLVFFWFLKLKYAMGAAVALLHDVLITVGIFSIFDKEFTLPIVAALLTIIGYSLNDTIIVFDRIRENQRKLSKKPLSVVINRSINETLSRTVLTSLTTLAVLAALFVLGGGIIHDFAFAMIIGVIVGTYSSMYVASPLLLAWEKVDG, via the coding sequence ATGCGATTTATCAAAAGAGACATTGACATCAATTTCATCGGAAAAAAGAAAATCACCTTCATTTTGTCCGCCCTGATGATTCTGGCCGGGATCGGCTCCCTTGTGGCGCACAAAGGCCCCAAATACGGGGTGGACTTCGCCGGCGGAACCCTGATCCAGGTTCAGTTCCCGTCCCCGGTGAATATCCAGGCCGTGAAAGACGGTCTGGCTGAAATGGATCTGGCCCAGTCGTCGGTTCAGACCTTCGGGGACGCAAAGGGAAACGAGTACCTGATCCGAACCAAGCAGGCCCTGACCCGCGAAGCGGGGATCGCCGATCAAATCAAAGACTCCCTGGGCGCCATGACCGGGTCCGTCCCTGAAATCCGGAGGGTGGATATGGTGGGGCCCCAGGTCGGCGAAGATTTGAGGAAAAAAGCGCTTCTGGCTTTATTTTACGCGCTTCTTTTCATCGCCATCTATATATCCGGCCGGTTTGAAATGAAATGGCTGGTCAGCGGGGCGCTGGCCGCGGCGCTGATGTCGGCGGTCTATTTCCTGTCCCTGTTCGATGTGGGGATGCCCTTTCTCATCGGCTCCGCCATCATTGTGACCCTGGTTTTTTTCTGGTTTCTCAAATTAAAATACGCCATGGGCGCGGCGGTGGCCCTGCTTCACGATGTGCTGATCACGGTGGGGATTTTCTCCATTTTTGACAAAGAGTTCACCCTGCCCATCGTGGCGGCCCTGCTCACCATCATCGGGTACTCGCTCAACGACACCATCATCGTGTTCGACCGGATTCGGGAAAACCAGCGCAAACTTTCGAAAAAGCCCTTGAGCGTGGTGATCAACCGCAGCATCAACGAGACGCTGAGCCGCACCGTTCTCACCTCCCTCACCACCCTGGCGGTCCTGGCCGCGCTGTTTGTCCTGGGCGGCGGCATTATCCATGACTTCGCGTTCGCCATGATCATCGGGGTGATCGTGGGCACCTACTCCTCCATGTATGTGGCCAGCCCCCTTCTGCTGGCATGGGAAAAAGTCGACGGGTAA
- a CDS encoding DNA protecting protein DprA translates to MEKRLANWLALKQTPGVGNLLFKRLIDRFGSPGEVFGASRDELARVKGMTRRAVEGVMRRDIPVQAPAEIRRTLQRGFRIITLTDPDYPPLLLQIPDPPPLLYVHGKPDIAADHVAVVGSRNATEYGMDSARRICGDLASRGVCVVSGMAAGIDTAAHLGALEGRGKTIAVLGSGFDHIYPRENRGLFHQIARSGAVITEFPPGTKPEPRNFPIRNRIISGMSLGTAVVEAARKSGSLITARLALEQNREVFAVPGHIHSFKSAGTHALIKQGAKLVEHAGDIIEEISPLMTGPGTRAEQRDGEQAPPPVKLSPEEFKVYQSLGTSPAHIDELVRKISMDPGRLSSILLQLELKGAAKQLPGKRFSLHAPS, encoded by the coding sequence ATGGAAAAACGGCTGGCAAACTGGCTCGCCCTGAAACAGACCCCAGGGGTGGGCAATCTTCTCTTCAAACGCCTGATTGACCGTTTCGGGTCCCCCGGGGAGGTCTTCGGGGCGTCCCGGGACGAGCTGGCCCGGGTGAAGGGAATGACCCGGCGGGCCGTGGAGGGGGTCATGAGGCGCGACATCCCCGTCCAGGCCCCGGCGGAAATCCGGCGAACGCTCCAGCGGGGATTTCGGATCATCACCCTGACGGACCCCGATTATCCCCCCCTTCTGCTTCAAATCCCGGACCCCCCTCCCCTGCTGTATGTCCACGGGAAACCGGACATCGCGGCGGACCATGTGGCGGTGGTGGGCTCCCGGAACGCCACGGAATACGGCATGGACTCCGCCAGGCGAATCTGCGGGGACCTGGCGTCCCGGGGCGTCTGTGTGGTCAGCGGCATGGCCGCCGGCATCGACACCGCCGCCCACCTGGGCGCGCTGGAAGGCCGGGGAAAAACCATCGCGGTTCTGGGGAGCGGATTTGACCACATCTACCCCCGGGAAAACCGGGGGCTTTTTCATCAAATCGCCCGAAGCGGCGCCGTGATCACGGAATTTCCCCCCGGGACAAAGCCCGAGCCCCGAAATTTTCCCATCCGAAACCGGATCATCAGCGGAATGTCACTGGGAACGGCGGTGGTGGAGGCCGCCAGGAAAAGCGGCTCTTTGATCACGGCCAGGCTGGCGCTGGAGCAAAACCGGGAGGTGTTCGCCGTTCCCGGCCATATCCATTCCTTTAAAAGCGCGGGGACCCATGCCCTCATCAAACAGGGCGCCAAACTTGTCGAGCATGCCGGGGACATTATCGAAGAAATCTCACCCCTCATGACCGGCCCTGGAACAAGGGCCGAACAAAGGGACGGGGAACAGGCGCCGCCCCCGGTCAAACTTTCTCCCGAAGAATTCAAAGTCTATCAGAGCCTGGGAACGTCCCCGGCTCACATCGACGAGCTGGTCCGAAAAATCTCCATGGATCCGGGCCGGCTTTCCAGCATACTGCTCCAGCTTGAGTTGAAAGGCGCGGCAAAGCAGTTGCCGGGAAAACGTTTTTCGCTTCACGCGCCTTCCTGA
- a CDS encoding conserved exported hypothetical protein (Evidence 4 : Unknown function but conserved in other organisms), which produces MRKKIIGLILMSAALALICQPAFAAGPGGKFGLGARFTLVDSMTHNSTTGTINSDIEAETYLGYSVNATYYIWDFLSVELDAGYAETKLITANTSTSNLGTEYGWLKQFPILMTLRFMIPTGTNWYPYVGVGGGYHFNDFKIDESYAAVHSPPDVNVENSFSYHANAGFECFVTPSTAINLDMKYTWHEIDFENSAPSAVKEEAVDMDGLSVGGGLKYFF; this is translated from the coding sequence ATGCGAAAAAAAATTATTGGGCTGATTTTGATGTCCGCGGCGCTGGCCTTGATCTGCCAGCCGGCCTTTGCGGCCGGGCCCGGGGGAAAGTTTGGACTGGGGGCCAGATTTACCCTTGTGGACTCAATGACACACAATTCCACCACCGGGACCATCAATTCCGACATTGAGGCGGAAACTTACTTGGGGTACAGCGTCAACGCGACTTACTACATCTGGGATTTCCTTTCCGTTGAGCTGGACGCCGGCTATGCGGAGACCAAGCTGATCACGGCGAACACCAGCACGTCCAACCTGGGCACGGAATACGGATGGCTCAAACAGTTTCCGATTCTGATGACCCTTCGTTTCATGATTCCCACCGGCACCAACTGGTATCCCTATGTGGGCGTGGGGGGCGGCTACCATTTCAATGATTTCAAAATAGACGAATCTTACGCCGCCGTTCACAGCCCCCCTGACGTGAACGTGGAAAACAGTTTCTCCTACCATGCCAACGCGGGATTTGAGTGTTTTGTCACACCCAGCACCGCCATCAATCTGGACATGAAATACACCTGGCATGAGATTGATTTTGAAAACTCGGCGCCCAGCGCTGTGAAGGAAGAGGCTGTGGACATGGACGGACTGTCCGTGGGCGGGGGGCTTAAATATTTCTTTTAA